In the genome of Gemmatimonadaceae bacterium, one region contains:
- a CDS encoding Gfo/Idh/MocA family oxidoreductase, with amino-acid sequence MSGGRLGIGLVGSGFNARFHIQAFAAVRDADVVGVWSPNRKNAAATAAYARALEVGDTKPFRSIREMVADPAVDAIWLCGPNHARIANVEEIVSTIERGEGELRGLACEKPLARNVAEAKKVARLAASVGLNTGYLENQLFAPDITRGRDLIWARGAALTGRPYLARAAEEHSGPHMPWFWQGTLQGGGVLNDMMCHSVEVVRHLLTEPGAPRSSIRPVRVTGHVASLKWTRPQYARRLRATMGKDVDYRRRPAEDFARATIEYEASTGETLIGEVTTSWSFVGAGLRLSAELLGPEYSMSWNTLDSWLKLFFSREVRGKAGEDLVEKQNAEMGLMPVVADEAAAYGYAAENRHFVRTFLRGEKPMLTFEDGVEVMQILMTAYMSAAKGRTLEFPPKGLDSFVPEVARGKWRPR; translated from the coding sequence GTGAGCGGTGGGCGGCTCGGCATAGGGCTGGTCGGGAGCGGCTTCAACGCCCGCTTCCACATCCAGGCGTTCGCGGCCGTGCGCGACGCCGACGTGGTCGGGGTGTGGAGCCCGAACAGGAAGAACGCGGCCGCCACGGCGGCGTACGCCCGCGCGCTGGAGGTGGGCGACACGAAGCCGTTCCGGTCGATCCGTGAGATGGTCGCCGACCCGGCGGTGGACGCGATCTGGCTGTGCGGCCCCAACCACGCGCGCATCGCCAACGTCGAGGAGATCGTCTCGACGATCGAGCGCGGAGAGGGCGAGCTGCGCGGGCTCGCCTGCGAGAAGCCGCTGGCGCGCAACGTCGCCGAGGCGAAGAAGGTCGCCCGGCTCGCCGCGAGCGTCGGCCTGAATACGGGCTACCTGGAGAACCAGTTGTTCGCGCCGGACATCACGCGCGGGCGCGATCTGATCTGGGCGCGCGGCGCCGCCCTCACCGGCCGCCCGTACCTCGCGCGTGCCGCGGAGGAGCACAGCGGTCCGCACATGCCCTGGTTCTGGCAGGGGACGCTGCAGGGCGGCGGAGTGCTGAACGACATGATGTGCCACTCGGTCGAGGTCGTGCGCCATCTGCTGACCGAGCCCGGCGCGCCTCGCTCGTCCATTCGGCCGGTACGCGTCACGGGTCATGTCGCTTCACTCAAGTGGACGCGGCCGCAGTACGCCAGGCGTCTGCGGGCCACGATGGGCAAGGACGTAGACTACCGCCGCCGACCCGCAGAGGATTTCGCGCGGGCGACGATCGAATACGAGGCATCCACCGGCGAAACTCTCATCGGCGAAGTCACGACGTCCTGGAGCTTCGTCGGCGCGGGGCTGCGCCTGTCGGCGGAGCTGCTCGGTCCCGAGTACTCGATGTCGTGGAACACGCTCGACAGCTGGCTCAAGCTGTTCTTCAGCCGCGAAGTGCGCGGAAAGGCGGGTGAAGATCTGGTGGAAAAGCAGAACGCCGAGATGGGATTGATGCCCGTCGTCGCCGACGAAGCTGCGGCGTACGGCTACGCCGCGGAGAACAGGCATTTCGTGCGGACGTTTCTGCGGGGGGAGAAGCCGATGCTGACGTTCGAGGACGGGGTTGAAGTCATGCAGATTTTGATGACAGCGTACATGAGTGCGGCGAAAGGAAGGACGTTGGAGTTTCCGCCGAAGGGGCTGGATTCTTTCGTGCCCGAAGTCGCTCGCGGCAAGTGGAGACCGCGGTGA
- a CDS encoding four helix bundle protein yields the protein MESEPAEFREGEPGPVHAGDPIRRMAAYRLALEVLDFAWADAATVRTHPTTAFIASQLYRSASSIGANICDGYSRSSGKDRVRFFEYALSSARECRFWYHAARHVLERADYEKRTSLLTRICQILLKAIPKERDRDIRPDPNGGEEQ from the coding sequence GTGGAGAGCGAGCCTGCCGAATTCAGGGAAGGGGAGCCGGGTCCGGTGCACGCTGGCGATCCGATCAGGCGGATGGCGGCGTACAGATTGGCGCTTGAAGTACTGGATTTTGCGTGGGCAGATGCCGCGACGGTCAGGACGCATCCGACGACAGCATTCATAGCGTCGCAGCTGTACCGGTCAGCGAGCTCGATCGGGGCGAACATCTGCGACGGATACAGTCGCAGCTCCGGAAAAGATCGAGTGCGGTTCTTCGAGTACGCGCTCAGCTCCGCCCGGGAATGTCGGTTTTGGTACCACGCTGCCAGGCACGTCCTCGAGCGAGCTGACTATGAGAAGCGCACTTCTCTACTGACACGCATCTGCCAGATCCTTCTCAAGGCCATTCCCAAGGAGCGCGACCGCGACATTCGCCCGGATCCAAACGGTGGTGAGGAACAGTGA